The Kangiella marina genome window below encodes:
- the ligA gene encoding NAD-dependent DNA ligase LigA, whose translation MTNKADNVQEQLERLRSLISDYNYQYYVLDDPSVPDSEYDRLYRELTQLENKHPDLITADSPTQRVGAKPDSGFAEVVHELPMLSLDNAMDHDEMVNFNRRVNERLGQSSDIEYVCEPKLDGLAVSLLYEDGLLTRAATRGDGSQGENITLNARTIRSIPLKLRLEKPPKKIEVRGEVFMLKSAFEALNDDAREQGAKVFANPRNAAAGSLRQLDPQITAKRNLSFYAYSMGLVSDDFELAESHFDRLQQIKSLGLPVSDEVKVVKGISECLAYYSDILQRRDSLEYEIDGVVNKVNSIELQERLGFVARAPRWAIAHKFPAQEEVTQLLGVDFQVGRTGALTPVARLEPVSVGGVTVSNATLHNMDEIERLGVKINDYVIIRRAGDVIPQVVSIIEERRPDAVVAIESPKECPVCESPVERAEGEAVLRCTGGLVCSSQRNEALKHFASRKAMDIDGLGDKLVEIFSEKGYVKTISDLYRVSKEQITGLDRMGEKSAENLLAALEQSKSTTLPKFLYALGIREVGEVTAKNIANHFLTIETIMQADQQQLEAVSDVGPIVAQHITAFFDNDDNRKQVQELIDLGIHWPEVRQKSDSELPLKGKTYVITGSFEGISRAEIKDKLESLGAKVAGSVSKNTSALIAGEKAGSKLTKAESLGVEVLGVEFLDTI comes from the coding sequence ATGACAAATAAAGCCGACAACGTACAAGAACAGTTGGAGCGGTTGCGCTCCCTTATTAGCGATTATAATTATCAATATTACGTCCTTGACGATCCATCTGTGCCGGATTCTGAGTACGACAGGCTTTATCGTGAGCTAACTCAACTGGAGAACAAACATCCTGATTTAATCACTGCTGACTCTCCTACACAACGTGTTGGGGCGAAGCCCGATAGTGGCTTTGCTGAAGTCGTGCACGAGCTTCCTATGCTATCGCTAGACAATGCCATGGATCATGATGAAATGGTAAATTTTAACCGCCGAGTGAATGAACGATTAGGTCAGTCTAGTGATATCGAGTATGTCTGTGAGCCAAAGCTCGACGGGCTAGCGGTTAGTTTATTGTATGAAGACGGATTACTAACTCGGGCAGCCACTCGTGGTGACGGTTCACAAGGTGAGAATATTACCCTAAATGCCCGAACGATCCGTTCAATTCCATTAAAGCTACGCCTCGAAAAGCCTCCTAAGAAAATTGAAGTTAGGGGTGAGGTCTTTATGCTTAAAAGTGCTTTTGAGGCATTGAATGATGATGCGCGTGAGCAAGGAGCGAAAGTCTTTGCAAATCCGCGCAATGCCGCGGCAGGCAGCTTGCGTCAACTTGATCCTCAAATTACGGCCAAGCGAAATCTGTCTTTCTACGCTTACTCCATGGGGCTTGTGTCTGATGACTTTGAGCTAGCAGAGTCACACTTTGATCGGTTGCAGCAAATTAAAAGCTTGGGCTTACCGGTCTCAGACGAAGTAAAAGTCGTCAAAGGTATTAGCGAATGTCTTGCATATTACAGTGACATTTTGCAACGACGCGATAGCTTAGAGTATGAAATCGATGGCGTTGTCAATAAAGTGAATAGTATTGAGCTACAGGAGCGTCTTGGGTTTGTCGCACGCGCTCCTCGATGGGCCATTGCGCATAAGTTTCCTGCGCAAGAAGAGGTTACCCAGTTATTGGGCGTGGATTTTCAAGTTGGACGAACCGGAGCTTTGACACCTGTGGCTCGATTAGAGCCGGTGTCAGTCGGCGGGGTCACAGTGAGCAACGCGACATTACATAACATGGATGAGATTGAACGTCTTGGCGTCAAAATCAATGACTATGTGATTATTCGTCGTGCTGGTGATGTGATTCCGCAAGTAGTCAGCATTATTGAGGAGCGCCGCCCAGACGCGGTTGTCGCTATTGAATCCCCAAAAGAGTGTCCAGTGTGCGAGTCACCTGTAGAACGTGCTGAAGGGGAAGCTGTGCTCCGTTGTACAGGCGGGCTGGTATGTTCTTCACAGCGCAATGAAGCGCTTAAACACTTTGCTTCACGTAAAGCCATGGATATTGATGGTCTTGGCGATAAGTTAGTGGAGATATTTTCTGAAAAAGGTTACGTCAAAACCATCAGTGATTTGTATCGAGTTTCAAAAGAACAAATCACTGGCTTAGACAGAATGGGCGAGAAGTCTGCTGAGAACCTGTTAGCGGCTCTAGAGCAGAGTAAAAGCACGACCTTGCCTAAATTTTTGTATGCCTTAGGCATCCGCGAAGTCGGTGAAGTGACCGCTAAAAATATCGCTAACCACTTTTTAACCATAGAAACCATCATGCAAGCTGATCAACAGCAGCTTGAAGCTGTGTCCGACGTTGGTCCAATTGTAGCTCAACATATCACCGCGTTTTTTGATAATGACGATAATAGAAAGCAGGTTCAGGAGCTAATCGATCTCGGCATCCATTGGCCAGAGGTTAGACAAAAGTCAGACTCTGAACTTCCCTTAAAAGGCAAAACTTATGTGATTACGGGGAGTTTTGAAGGAATTAGCCGCGCCGAAATAAAAGACAAGCTAGAATCGTTAGGCGCTAAAGTTGCTGGATCTGTGTCTAAAAATACTAGCGCACTAATCGCCGGAGAGAAGGCTGGTAGTAAGTTAACAAAGGCAGAATCTTTGGGGGTTGAAGTCCTCGGTGTTGAATTTTTAGATACCATTTAA
- the zipA gene encoding cell division protein ZipA — protein MEWQLAILLALVSLVIIGFIYFDAKRRSKVRKERVERELYQERLAKSRDNAGFDDDGIGQVRLVGDDNADDDGIDNEPLPEPEEPLQATRAEVESEPLEKLKASESLSDELQGDATHQDSEPMVTEGEQKEYVEPIISESDIPVLDDALFEFTKESLKKDQTKLEEANKEPKKEPRIEQPQQTSLFDEPDEEPSIEVEPELIFSLFVVAEQERPFKGPELIQSLVEQGMRHGEMDIFHRHAQANGRGAVQFSLANAFEPGIFELKKVDDLETRGLALFMTLPGPGKPMKAYDLMVKTAQGITKELGGYVLDATKSNFSKQIESHHREQIVEFERKQLLQK, from the coding sequence ATGGAGTGGCAACTCGCAATATTGCTGGCTTTAGTAAGTCTGGTCATTATTGGCTTTATTTATTTCGATGCTAAGCGTCGCTCAAAAGTTAGAAAAGAGCGAGTTGAGCGTGAGCTTTATCAAGAGCGTTTAGCTAAAAGCCGCGATAATGCGGGTTTTGATGATGATGGTATCGGGCAAGTCCGTCTTGTCGGTGATGACAATGCCGACGATGACGGCATTGATAACGAGCCATTACCGGAGCCAGAAGAGCCATTACAAGCAACTCGAGCTGAAGTCGAGTCAGAGCCTTTAGAAAAGCTTAAAGCTTCAGAGTCTCTGAGTGATGAGCTTCAAGGTGACGCCACGCACCAAGACTCCGAGCCAATGGTCACGGAAGGCGAGCAAAAAGAGTATGTTGAGCCAATCATTTCTGAAAGCGACATTCCGGTTCTGGATGATGCATTGTTCGAGTTTACGAAAGAAAGTTTGAAAAAAGATCAAACCAAGCTAGAAGAAGCGAATAAGGAACCAAAAAAAGAACCGCGTATAGAGCAACCACAACAGACCTCTTTGTTTGATGAGCCTGATGAAGAACCATCCATTGAAGTAGAACCGGAGCTCATCTTTTCGCTTTTCGTTGTCGCCGAGCAAGAACGTCCTTTTAAAGGCCCTGAACTCATTCAATCGTTAGTGGAGCAGGGTATGCGTCATGGTGAAATGGATATTTTCCATCGTCATGCTCAGGCCAATGGTCGAGGTGCAGTACAGTTCAGCTTAGCCAATGCTTTTGAACCGGGCATTTTTGAACTGAAAAAAGTTGATGATTTAGAAACCCGCGGTCTAGCGTTATTTATGACGCTTCCTGGACCCGGTAAGCCGATGAAAGCCTATGATTTGATGGTCAAAACAGCACAGGGCATCACTAAAGAGTTAGGCGGTTATGTTCTTGACGCAACAAAAAGCAACTTTAGTAAGCAAATTGAGTCGCACCATCGCGAACAAATTGTAGAGTTCGAGCGCAAGCAACTTCTTCAAAAGTAA
- the smc gene encoding chromosome segregation protein SMC: MRLKQIKLAGFKSFVDPTTVSFPSNMTAVVGPNGCGKSNLIDAVRWVMGESSAKNLRGDAMTDVIFNGSTGRKPVGQASIELVFDNSDGTVKGEYASFNEISVRRMVNREAQSSYFLNGTRCRRKDITDIFLGTGLGPRSYAIIEQGMISKLIESKPHELRIFLEEAAGISKYKERRRETENRIRHTRDNLDRLNDLREELGKQLSHLKRQATSAERYKEYKSEERALKAQLAAIRWQEYNLKIEALDEAIQKMETEVEAKVADQRHSDTGIEKSRELHIELTDAHNEVQGRFYGIAADIARLEQAIEHARQQKSQLLEDKSQVEASLDKLRDQLKFDESKLEEMMTELLQAEPELEMNSEQVEEQQQQLSDLEEDMRIWQQDWDVFNQQASANAQKTEVEKTRIQHLESHLSRHQKRIEEIKDEIGQQQSGPMESELMKAAQDLSIAEEQAEKLEEGVQDAVEKINQSRQEQRQHNQKLEETRKELRGLESRKVSLEALQSAALGSDNEQAIKWLESNDLTNKARLAQNLSVDSGWEVAAETVLGQYLEAVVVGTPEQYADSLSELASGSILLVDGESSNSAESGRLSDKVKGASALNGTLNNVLVADDLAEALGKRSNLAAQESIITKDGVWLGKDWLRVTRASDNESGILEREAELNEIYQKIEQQEAILEQLEETKEQLSEQLSQYEETWQTKQSQLAQANKKHSELRASVGTQQAKLEQAQSRLERLKREQHNIIEQVHDDEAALAKSRQLIEQLLDSMEQDSDKREKLMAEREERRAQLETRRTQAREAKEAEQKLAIRVSALKAEVNSTRSGFERVNSQIGELTSRKVELENRLSSDRDPSEEYKIELEEALEKRLVVEEEMKQARNKLSEVDEKMRKLERLRHEAEQGAQGVRSRLEKLRMDWQEAKTRQNTQSEILKDAKQDVEEVIETLPEDYSESAWLEKIEEVTGRIQRLGAINLAAIEEFKASEERKIYLDAQNDDLVEALETLESAIRKIDHETRTRFKETFDKVNKGVQELFPKVFGGGHAYLELTGENLLDTGVAVMARPPGKRNSTIHLLSGGEKALTAISLVFSIFQLNPAPFCMLDEVDAPLDDANVGRYANLVKEMSEHLQFIAITHNKIAMEMADTLLGVTMSEPGVSRVVSVDVDEAAALAAS, from the coding sequence ATGCGATTAAAACAAATAAAACTAGCAGGATTTAAATCATTCGTTGATCCAACGACCGTATCGTTCCCAAGTAATATGACTGCTGTAGTCGGCCCAAACGGCTGTGGTAAGTCTAACTTGATTGATGCGGTGCGATGGGTGATGGGGGAGTCATCGGCAAAGAACCTTCGTGGTGACGCCATGACAGACGTTATCTTTAATGGCTCAACGGGGCGTAAGCCTGTCGGCCAGGCCAGTATTGAGTTGGTTTTTGATAATTCCGATGGCACGGTTAAAGGAGAGTACGCGAGCTTTAATGAAATCTCCGTGCGACGGATGGTTAACCGTGAGGCCCAGTCCTCCTACTTCTTAAACGGCACACGCTGTCGACGTAAAGACATCACTGACATCTTTTTAGGCACAGGCCTAGGTCCGCGCAGTTACGCCATTATTGAGCAGGGCATGATTTCGAAGCTGATCGAGTCTAAGCCTCATGAACTGCGTATTTTCTTAGAAGAAGCTGCTGGAATTTCTAAATACAAAGAACGTCGCCGCGAAACGGAGAACCGAATTCGCCATACGCGAGATAATCTTGATCGCTTAAATGACTTACGTGAAGAACTCGGAAAACAACTGTCGCATTTAAAGCGCCAGGCAACTTCAGCTGAGCGTTATAAAGAATATAAGTCTGAAGAGCGCGCGCTGAAAGCGCAGCTTGCAGCGATTCGCTGGCAAGAGTACAACCTTAAAATTGAAGCGCTGGACGAAGCGATTCAAAAGATGGAAACAGAGGTTGAGGCCAAAGTCGCTGATCAGCGCCACTCCGACACAGGAATTGAAAAATCTCGCGAGCTGCACATTGAGTTAACGGATGCGCACAACGAAGTCCAAGGTCGCTTTTATGGTATTGCTGCTGATATTGCTCGTTTAGAGCAGGCCATTGAGCACGCACGTCAGCAAAAATCACAACTTCTTGAAGATAAGAGCCAAGTTGAAGCGTCGCTGGATAAGCTACGTGATCAGTTAAAGTTTGACGAGTCGAAACTTGAAGAAATGATGACAGAGTTGTTGCAGGCTGAACCTGAGCTGGAAATGAACTCTGAGCAAGTTGAAGAGCAACAGCAGCAGCTGAGCGACTTAGAAGAAGATATGCGCATTTGGCAACAAGATTGGGACGTATTCAATCAACAAGCCAGTGCGAACGCACAAAAGACGGAAGTCGAAAAAACCCGTATTCAACATCTTGAGTCGCACTTGTCTCGTCATCAAAAGCGAATCGAAGAAATTAAAGATGAAATTGGTCAGCAACAGTCTGGGCCAATGGAATCCGAGCTGATGAAAGCCGCTCAAGACCTCAGTATTGCTGAAGAGCAGGCTGAGAAACTTGAAGAAGGTGTTCAAGATGCCGTTGAAAAAATCAACCAGTCTCGTCAAGAACAGCGTCAACATAATCAAAAGCTTGAAGAAACTCGAAAAGAACTTCGTGGTTTAGAGTCGCGAAAAGTTTCACTCGAAGCTTTGCAAAGTGCTGCGCTAGGTTCTGATAATGAGCAAGCGATTAAATGGTTAGAGTCTAATGACTTAACGAATAAAGCTCGTCTAGCTCAAAACTTAAGTGTGGATAGCGGGTGGGAAGTTGCGGCTGAAACTGTTTTAGGTCAATACCTTGAAGCCGTTGTTGTTGGGACGCCGGAACAATACGCGGACAGTCTATCTGAACTGGCTTCTGGCTCTATCTTGCTGGTCGATGGAGAGTCATCAAATAGCGCTGAGTCTGGGCGTTTGTCGGATAAAGTTAAGGGTGCTTCAGCGCTTAACGGTACTTTAAACAATGTGCTTGTGGCTGATGATTTAGCGGAAGCTTTGGGTAAGCGTTCAAACCTCGCAGCACAAGAGTCAATCATTACCAAAGACGGTGTTTGGCTAGGCAAAGATTGGTTACGAGTGACTCGTGCCAGCGATAATGAATCAGGCATTCTAGAGCGCGAAGCTGAACTCAATGAGATCTATCAAAAGATTGAACAACAAGAAGCGATTTTAGAGCAGCTAGAAGAAACCAAAGAGCAACTTTCAGAGCAACTGAGCCAATATGAAGAAACGTGGCAAACCAAACAGTCTCAGCTAGCTCAAGCAAATAAGAAGCACAGTGAGCTGCGAGCCAGCGTTGGTACTCAGCAAGCAAAATTAGAGCAAGCGCAAAGTCGTTTAGAACGTCTTAAGCGTGAGCAGCACAATATCATTGAGCAAGTTCACGACGATGAAGCAGCGCTTGCTAAAAGCCGACAGCTTATTGAGCAACTGCTTGACTCTATGGAGCAAGACAGTGATAAGCGGGAAAAGCTTATGGCAGAGCGCGAGGAGCGCCGGGCTCAACTAGAAACTCGTCGTACTCAGGCGCGTGAAGCTAAAGAGGCTGAGCAGAAGTTAGCGATTCGAGTCAGTGCTTTAAAGGCCGAGGTTAACTCGACTCGTTCAGGTTTTGAGCGTGTGAACTCTCAAATTGGTGAGCTGACATCTCGTAAAGTTGAGCTAGAGAATCGTTTAAGCAGCGATCGCGATCCTTCTGAGGAATACAAAATCGAACTGGAAGAAGCTTTAGAGAAGCGTCTTGTGGTTGAAGAGGAAATGAAGCAAGCGCGGAACAAGCTGAGTGAAGTTGATGAAAAAATGCGTAAGCTTGAGCGTTTACGTCACGAGGCTGAGCAGGGCGCACAAGGCGTTCGTTCTCGCTTAGAAAAGCTGCGCATGGATTGGCAGGAAGCAAAGACTCGTCAAAATACTCAGTCTGAAATTCTTAAAGATGCTAAGCAGGACGTCGAAGAGGTTATCGAGACCTTGCCTGAAGATTATTCTGAAAGCGCCTGGTTAGAGAAGATTGAAGAGGTCACCGGTCGTATACAACGACTGGGTGCCATTAACTTGGCGGCGATTGAAGAGTTTAAAGCCTCTGAAGAGCGGAAAATTTACCTTGATGCTCAAAATGACGACTTAGTTGAAGCGCTAGAAACCTTGGAAAGCGCGATTCGAAAAATCGATCATGAAACACGAACTCGCTTTAAAGAAACGTTCGACAAGGTCAATAAAGGCGTTCAGGAGCTATTCCCGAAAGTCTTTGGCGGTGGTCATGCTTACCTTGAGCTGACAGGGGAAAACCTACTGGATACGGGTGTTGCCGTGATGGCGCGTCCACCGGGTAAGCGCAATTCAACCATTCACTTACTATCGGGCGGTGAGAAAGCGTTAACTGCAATTTCACTGGTATTTTCTATTTTCCAGTTGAACCCAGCGCCTTTCTGTATGTTGGATGAGGTTGATGCGCCGCTAGACGATGCTAACGTTGGCCGTTATGCAAACCTTGTTAAAGAAATGAGTGAACACCTGCAATTTATTGCGATTACGCATAATAAGATTGCAATGGAAATGGCGGATACGCTACTGGGCGTCACTATGAGTGAACCGGGTGTGTCACGTGTGGTCTCAGTTGATGTGGATGAAGCTGCTGCTTTAGCCGCTTCTTAA
- the cysZ gene encoding sulfate transporter CysZ → MAQNSFEGAHYLANGFRMLLQKGIKRYVFIPLGINLTLLTIALIYLINQISFWAQWVEESVTSWGAWEWLGTALAWLVWPIVIVGAVLFIFFFFSMLANWIAAPFNGLLAEAVERKLHAENGNDDAPIEDEGFKGLIKDTPRLLKREWTKLKYYIPRALVCLLVLFVPIIGAIAFPIIWFVFNAWMMSVQYIDYPMDNHKIPFDDMLKTLQTTRSGTLGFGSLVMLCTMIPIINLLVMPAAVCGATQLWYENYRDKHLSKQLSEQ, encoded by the coding sequence ATGGCACAAAATAGTTTCGAAGGTGCTCATTATTTAGCCAACGGCTTCAGAATGTTGCTCCAAAAAGGCATAAAACGCTACGTTTTCATCCCCTTAGGTATTAATTTAACTTTGCTAACTATCGCATTGATATACCTCATAAATCAAATATCTTTTTGGGCGCAGTGGGTTGAAGAATCAGTCACCAGTTGGGGCGCTTGGGAGTGGCTGGGCACAGCTCTTGCCTGGCTGGTGTGGCCGATTGTCATTGTGGGTGCTGTCTTATTCATATTCTTCTTCTTCTCCATGTTGGCCAACTGGATTGCGGCCCCCTTTAACGGCTTATTAGCGGAAGCCGTTGAGCGCAAGCTTCATGCCGAAAACGGTAACGACGATGCTCCGATTGAAGACGAAGGCTTTAAAGGTTTAATCAAGGATACCCCTCGCCTGCTTAAACGAGAGTGGACTAAGCTGAAATATTACATTCCCAGAGCGCTCGTCTGTTTACTGGTGTTATTTGTTCCCATCATTGGAGCTATAGCCTTCCCCATCATATGGTTTGTCTTTAATGCTTGGATGATGTCGGTCCAATACATTGACTATCCGATGGATAATCATAAGATTCCATTCGACGATATGCTCAAAACATTACAGACCACACGTAGCGGTACACTTGGTTTTGGGAGCTTGGTGATGCTTTGTACCATGATTCCAATTATCAACTTGCTAGTCATGCCAGCAGCGGTTTGTGGCGCAACCCAACTGTGGTATGAAAACTATCGCGATAAGCACTTATCAAAACAGTTATCTGAGCAGTAA
- a CDS encoding DUF7467 domain-containing protein has product MNRPISLLAQSALGIGLLLASQVGAAAPKIHEVQPYPSDAPTNLVIWGTGFDDPSIFFGTYPDPLVISADQSACVDMEFNPAPPLDPTDFQCVVVDLPFVTNGTPAVPSGDYLLKIVVEGTNICGTKPSSVTFEYNPSDCLGVNAQNASCSGDMTGAIGATSVSLTSQANKWSFPNQINPGELVTFNANHPSANELDVVLSENGLSQSFSIHTSCSQPLLLGDVFGSFELVDYVGDASSPFDEMDLYDLTIGGVGPQGPEGPEGPQGPQGKKGDAGDQGPAGPQGDQGPQGKVGAKGDAGDQGPQGKVGPQGAQGDQGPQGKVGAKGDQGDQGPQGKVGAKGDAGDQGPQGKVGAKGDQGDQGPQGKVGAKGDAGDQGPQGKVGPQGAQGDQGPQGKVGAKGDAGDQGPQGKVGPQGAQGDQGPQGKVGAKGDAGDQGPQGKVGPQGAQGDQGPQGKVGAKGDQGDQGPQGKVGAKGDAGDQGPQGKIGAKGDQGDQGPQGKVGPQGAQGDQGPQGKMGLKGDTGDQGPQGKVGPQGAQGDQGPQGKIGPQGIQGDQGPQGKIGLKGDTGDQGPQGKIGPKGEQGDQGPQGKMGLKGDTGDQGPQGKVGAQGNQGPQGKAGPKGDAGDQGPQGKVGPQGQKGDPGDDGIGTNLMCFSTDQTIGTSGKFMGLGQQAGSHDSVGVISPFLAGAEVVTLVVKAAQGNSPRSGSAVLFHDAAGGAQGGEPLGTAPNNQCILSDTAVKSICKITFSTNNELELFDSLSVFIKTDGGSFEGGSACILIDPDGTD; this is encoded by the coding sequence ATGAACCGACCAATATCATTGTTAGCACAGTCCGCTTTAGGGATCGGGTTGTTGTTAGCTTCACAAGTGGGTGCTGCGGCACCAAAAATTCACGAAGTTCAGCCCTATCCGTCGGATGCTCCGACAAATTTAGTTATCTGGGGGACAGGGTTTGATGACCCCAGTATTTTCTTTGGTACTTATCCAGACCCATTAGTCATTAGTGCCGATCAGTCAGCGTGTGTTGATATGGAATTCAATCCAGCTCCGCCGCTAGACCCCACCGATTTTCAGTGTGTTGTTGTTGACTTACCCTTTGTCACAAACGGTACGCCAGCGGTTCCTTCAGGTGATTATCTGTTAAAAATCGTGGTAGAAGGGACGAATATTTGTGGTACAAAACCTAGCTCCGTGACTTTCGAATACAATCCTTCAGATTGCTTGGGTGTTAATGCTCAGAACGCGAGCTGCTCTGGTGATATGACCGGCGCAATCGGTGCTACGAGTGTCAGCTTAACCAGTCAAGCCAATAAGTGGTCGTTCCCCAATCAGATTAACCCAGGTGAGCTGGTAACATTTAACGCTAACCACCCATCTGCAAACGAGCTTGATGTGGTCCTCAGCGAAAATGGACTGTCTCAAAGCTTTAGTATTCATACCTCTTGTTCACAGCCACTGCTGTTAGGTGATGTGTTCGGCAGCTTTGAGTTGGTTGACTATGTAGGTGATGCCAGCTCTCCATTTGATGAAATGGATCTCTATGACTTAACCATTGGCGGCGTAGGCCCACAAGGTCCTGAGGGTCCAGAAGGCCCACAAGGTCCTCAGGGTAAAAAAGGAGACGCTGGTGATCAAGGTCCTGCCGGTCCACAAGGCGACCAAGGTCCTCAGGGTAAAGTCGGCGCAAAAGGTGACGCCGGTGACCAAGGTCCACAAGGTAAAGTTGGTCCACAAGGTGCTCAGGGTGACCAAGGCCCACAAGGTAAAGTCGGCGCCAAAGGTGATCAAGGTGACCAAGGCCCACAAGGTAAAGTTGGTGCCAAAGGTGACGCCGGAGACCAAGGTCCGCAAGGTAAAGTCGGTGCCAAAGGTGATCAAGGTGACCAAGGCCCACAAGGTAAAGTTGGTGCCAAAGGTGACGCCGGAGACCAAGGTCCGCAAGGTAAAGTTGGTCCACAAGGTGCTCAGGGTGACCAAGGCCCACAAGGTAAGGTCGGTGCGAAAGGTGACGCCGGAGACCAAGGTCCACAAGGTAAAGTTGGTCCACAAGGTGCTCAGGGTGACCAAGGCCCACAAGGTAAGGTCGGTGCGAAAGGTGACGCCGGAGACCAAGGTCCACAAGGTAAAGTTGGTCCACAAGGCGCTCAGGGCGACCAAGGCCCACAAGGTAAAGTCGGCGCCAAAGGTGATCAAGGTGACCAAGGGCCACAAGGTAAAGTCGGCGCCAAAGGTGACGCCGGAGACCAAGGCCCACAAGGTAAAATCGGTGCTAAAGGTGATCAAGGTGACCAAGGCCCACAAGGTAAAGTTGGTCCACAAGGTGCTCAAGGTGACCAAGGCCCACAAGGTAAAATGGGCTTGAAAGGTGACACCGGTGACCAAGGCCCTCAAGGTAAAGTAGGTCCACAAGGTGCGCAGGGTGATCAAGGCCCACAAGGTAAAATTGGCCCTCAAGGTATCCAAGGCGACCAAGGCCCACAAGGCAAAATTGGTCTAAAAGGTGATACCGGTGACCAAGGTCCACAAGGCAAAATTGGTCCTAAAGGTGAGCAAGGCGACCAAGGTCCTCAGGGTAAAATGGGGCTAAAAGGTGATACCGGTGATCAAGGTCCTCAGGGTAAAGTTGGTGCACAGGGTAACCAAGGTCCTCAAGGTAAAGCGGGTCCTAAAGGTGATGCTGGTGATCAAGGCCCTCAGGGCAAAGTCGGTCCTCAAGGTCAAAAAGGTGACCCAGGAGACGATGGTATCGGCACCAACCTCATGTGCTTCAGTACTGACCAAACCATTGGTACGAGTGGTAAGTTCATGGGTTTAGGTCAGCAAGCTGGTTCGCATGACAGTGTGGGCGTTATCAGCCCATTCCTAGCGGGCGCTGAGGTAGTGACTCTGGTCGTCAAAGCGGCCCAAGGGAACAGCCCACGCTCAGGCTCAGCGGTCTTGTTCCATGATGCTGCGGGCGGCGCACAAGGTGGGGAACCACTTGGTACAGCTCCAAATAACCAGTGTATCTTGAGTGACACTGCCGTAAAAAGTATTTGTAAAATCACATTCAGCACGAATAACGAACTAGAGTTATTCGATAGCTTGAGTGTCTTTATCAAAACGGATGGCGGTAGTTTCGAAGGTGGCTCAGCCTGTATCTTAATCGACCCAGATGGTACTGATTAA
- a CDS encoding diguanylate cyclase — MKKIIVVDDSRFFCALIEKQIIEQTPYGVVTCSSLEEAKIVLSRLDKESIQACLTSYRLRDATEGEAIELFRSHNIPTIVLISDVTARLRSRFWQLRVIDYVLKHDKYAINEIINTLSRLERNPNNKIVIVEDSKTSAKMLQILLEVHQYDVMHFNNPKQALDYVKYHQDVKMVITDYNMPEMDGCELTRRLRRLYSKQELAILGMSGAGQTIMSANFLKHGADDFIIKQSFLAEEFYLRVNSYLDRLNTYQELATAASYDYLTKIPNRRHFFEVVEAMHEAAIRHETPVTCAMIDIDKFKSVNDEYGHSVGDEVLRKVAETIKSSTRKSDVVARFGGEEFCMYMNGMSAENAQPYFEKLRQKISDTIIHVEDYTLQVTVSIGLNSKLEQDLNQMLEKADKSLYEAKETGRNRVILNSNLAEVSCS, encoded by the coding sequence GTGAAGAAAATAATCGTCGTTGACGACAGCAGGTTTTTTTGCGCCTTAATAGAAAAACAAATCATAGAGCAAACGCCCTATGGTGTTGTGACTTGTAGTAGTCTTGAAGAAGCTAAGATTGTCTTATCTCGTCTCGATAAAGAGTCCATACAAGCGTGTCTCACTAGTTATCGATTAAGGGATGCGACCGAAGGTGAAGCCATTGAGCTATTTCGTTCACACAATATTCCAACCATCGTGCTTATCAGTGATGTCACGGCCAGATTAAGAAGCCGTTTCTGGCAGCTCAGAGTTATAGACTATGTGCTTAAGCATGATAAGTACGCCATTAATGAAATTATTAATACCCTTTCACGATTAGAACGAAATCCTAATAATAAGATCGTAATCGTTGAAGACTCCAAAACATCAGCCAAAATGTTGCAGATCCTTTTGGAGGTTCACCAGTACGACGTGATGCATTTTAATAACCCAAAACAAGCGCTCGATTACGTCAAATATCACCAAGATGTCAAAATGGTAATAACAGATTACAACATGCCAGAAATGGATGGTTGTGAGCTAACTCGACGATTGAGACGTCTTTATAGCAAACAAGAGCTTGCGATTCTGGGCATGTCAGGAGCAGGCCAAACCATCATGTCAGCCAACTTTTTAAAACATGGCGCTGATGATTTTATCATTAAGCAGTCGTTTTTAGCCGAAGAGTTTTATTTACGAGTTAACTCCTACCTCGATCGACTGAACACCTATCAAGAGCTGGCAACCGCAGCCAGTTATGATTATTTGACCAAAATACCTAACCGTCGTCATTTCTTTGAAGTGGTAGAGGCGATGCACGAAGCGGCCATTCGGCATGAGACACCAGTGACTTGCGCCATGATAGACATTGATAAGTTTAAGTCTGTGAATGATGAATATGGACATTCTGTTGGTGACGAGGTGTTGCGCAAAGTCGCCGAAACAATAAAGTCATCGACTAGAAAGTCCGATGTTGTTGCCCGCTTTGGAGGCGAAGAGTTTTGCATGTACATGAATGGTATGTCTGCAGAAAACGCGCAGCCCTACTTTGAAAAGTTGCGTCAAAAAATTAGTGACACCATTATTCATGTTGAAGATTATACGCTCCAAGTAACCGTCAGTATTGGCTTGAATTCAAAACTCGAACAAGACCTCAATCAAATGCTGGAAAAAGCGGATAAAAGCTTATACGAAGCCAAAGAAACCGGCCGTAACCGCGTCATTCTAAATTCAAACTTGGCTGAGGTGAGTTGCTCATAG